In one Nicotiana sylvestris chromosome 8, ASM39365v2, whole genome shotgun sequence genomic region, the following are encoded:
- the LOC138874556 gene encoding mediator of RNA polymerase II transcription subunit 23-like: MGPLLPRLANAQTLFSKTLSLLLNILVDVFGKNSQLSAPIEATEITDLIDFLHHVIHYEGQGGPVQASSKPRSEILALFGRATENLRPDVQHLLSHLNSDANSSIYAATHPKIVQTP, from the exons ATGGGTCCTTTGCTTCCGAGGTTGGCCAATGCTCAGACCCTTTTCAGTAAG ACACTATCgctacttttgaatattttggtGGATGTCTTTGGGAAAAACTCACAGCTATCAGCACCTATTGAAGCAACTGAAATTACTGATCTTATTGACTTCCT GCATCATGTAATTCATTACGAGGGGCAGGGAGGGCCAGTGCAAGCGTCTAGCAAACCTAGATCTGAAATTTTGGCTCTTTTTGGACGAGCAACAGAAAATTTGCGTCCAGATGTTCAACATCTTCTTTCCCACCTCAACAGTGATGCAAATAGTTCTATTTATGCTGCAACTCACCCAAAAATTGTCCAAACTCCTTAA